Proteins from one Chaetodon auriga isolate fChaAug3 chromosome 19, fChaAug3.hap1, whole genome shotgun sequence genomic window:
- the ror2 gene encoding tyrosine-protein kinase transmembrane receptor ROR2 has product MVTFLKSLFWMFFLCPNLRCDVDLGLSVDTDGMAEAQSGAAPTAQGYFLEFQEPVNNITHFQGQTATLHCKVAGNPRPSIRWLKNDAPVAQEQGRITIRKTEAGSKLRIQDLDTTDTGYYQCVASNSLKVISATGVLYVKLGQLPTHGPDEPSREKGFCQPYRGIACARFIGNQSIYVESLQMQGESENRITAAFTMIGTSTHLSDQCSRFAIPSFCYYIFPLCDKGSQSPRRRQLCRDECEALENDLCHAEYTIARSNPMILMQLELPSCHLLPRSGTPDAASCMRIGVPPEKLRPYSPSDHSCYNGSGADYRGTVSITKSGHHCQPWSSQYPHSHHLSQEYPELWGSHNFCRNPGGQMQAPWCFTLDPQVRVDLCDIQPCKHPENPRKEILFILIPAITIPLVIACLFFLVCMCRNKQKASVDTPPRCQLSTSPSQDMELSLLNQQKYQAKLREINMSAVRFMEELGEDRFGKVYKGHLYGTAPGEQTQVVAIKTLKDKVDATLCEEFRHEAMLRFHLQHQNIVCLLGVVTKEHPKSMLFTYTSFGDLHEYLVMRSPNSDVGSLDDDKTVKSTLEQADFLHIITQIAAGMEYLSSQQVVHKDLAARNILVFDKLSIKILDLGLFRDVYSADYYNLMGTSPFPIRWMSPEAIMYGKFSTDSDIWSFGVLLWETFSFGLQPYCGYSNQDVIEMVQSHQLLPCPDDCPAWIYRLMLECWSEFPVRRPHFKDIHTRLRTWESLSNYNNSAQTSGASNTTQISSLSTSPVSSISMSTANTSRYTNPKKSSPFHQPQFMPMKGQIHRPMVPPQLYIPVNGYHPMPPYPYLQNFYPMQIPMPIPHQQMQHPPQMVPKDGSHHSGSGSTSTGYVTTAPSNTSVTERATLLNEDSKTIDENLGDRMSQENLDQNKDLAVPETELLGDNDPPQTDELVIHLSDT; this is encoded by the exons GTTATTTTCTGGAGTTCCAGGAGCCAGTCAACAATATCACCCACTTCCAGGGCCAGACAGCTACACTGCACTGTAAAGTGGCAGGAAACCCACGACCATCCATCCGCTGGCTAAAGAACGACGCCCCCGTGGCCCAGGAGCAGGGACGCATAACAATTCGAAAGACAGAGGCAGGATCCAAGCTCCGCATCCAGGACCTGGACACAACAGATACTGGCTATTATCAGTGTGTTGCCTCCAATTCACTGAAGGTCATCTCTGCTACAGGTGTCCTGTATGTCAAACTGG GACAATTGCCCACACATGGACCAGATGAACC GTCTCGTGAAAAAGGTTTCTGCCAGCCGTATCGAGGCATTGCCTGTGCTCGCTTCATCGGCAACCAGAGTATTTATGTTGAGTCTCTGCAGATGCAGGGAGAGAGTGAAAACCGCATCACAG CTGCCTTTACTATGATTGGCACCTCCACCCACCTATCAGATCAGTGTTCCAGGTTTGCCATCCCATCCTTCTGCTATTACatcttccctctgtgtgataaGGGCTCTCAGAGCCCTCGACGGCGTCAGCTCTGCCGCGATGAGTGTGAGGCTCTGGAGAATGATCTGTGTCATGCTGAGTACACCATTGCCCGCTCCAATCCCATGATCCTCATGCAGCTGGAGCTCCCCAGCTGTCACCTGCTGCCACGGTCGGGCACACCTGATGCTGCTTCCTGTATGAGGATAGGAGTGCCACCAGAAAAACTGCGTCCAT ATTCCCCCTCAGACCACAGCTGCTACAATGGAAGTGGCGCTGACTACAGGGGTACAGTCAGCATCACTAAATCTGGTCATCACTGTCAGCCTTGGAGCTCTCAGTACCCTCACAGTCACCACCTGTCCCAGGAATACCCTGAACTCTGGGGAAGTCACAACTTCTGCCGTAACCCAGGAGGCCAGATGCAGGCTCCCTGGTGCTTCACCCTGGACCCTCAGGTCAGGGTGGATCTGTGTGACATCCAACCTTGTA AGCATCCAGAGAACCCTAGGAAGGAGATCCTGTTCATTCTAATACCTGCAATTACCATCCCATTGGTCATTGCTTGCCTGTTCTTTCTGGTTTGCATGTGTCGCAATAAGCAAAAGGCATCAGTTGACACACCACCTCGCTGCCAGCTCAGCACCTCACCAAGCCAGGACATGGAGCTGTCACTCCTCAATCAACAAAAATACCag GCCAAGTTGCGGGAGATTAACATGTCAGCAGTACGATTTATGGAGGAACTTGGTGAGGATCGATTCGGCAAGGTTTACAAGGGTCACCTGTATGGCACTGCACCTGGTGAGCAGACCCAGGTTGTGGCCATCAAGACATTAAAAGACAAGGTTGATGCAACCCTCTGTGAGGAATTTCGCCATGAAGCCATGCTCCGTTTTCACCTACAACACCAAaacattgtttgtttgcttggtGTGGTTACCAAAGAGCATCCAAAGAGCATGTTATTCACCTACACCAGCTTTGGTGACCTGCACGAGTATCTGGTGATGCGGTCCCCCAACTCAGATGTCGGCAGCTTAGATGATGATAAGACAGTCAAGTCCACACTGGAGCAAGCTGATTTCCTTCACATTATCACCCAAATTGCCGCTGGTATGGAGTACCTTTCCAGCCAACAAGTAGTCCACAAAGACCTTGCTGCCCGAAACATTCTGGTCTTTGACAAACTCAGCATCAAGATCCTGGATCTGGGCTTGTTTAGAGATGTCTATTCTGCTGATTACTACAATTTGATGGGCACCAGCCCTTTCCCCATTCGTTGGATGTCCCCAGAAGCTATTATGTACGGCAAGTTCTCCACTGACTCCGACATCTGGTCTTTTGGTGTCTTGCTGTGGGAGACTTTCAGTTTTGGTCTGCAGCCATATTGTGGTTACTCTAATCAGGATGTGATAGAGATGGTGCAAAGCCACCAGCTACTTCCTTGTCCAGATGATTGCCCAGCCTGGATTTACAGACTTATGCTGGAGTGTTGGAGTGAATTTCCAGTAAGAAGGCCTCACTTCAAGGACATCCACACACGTCTGCGTACCTGGGAGAGTCTGTCCAACTATAACAACTCTGCTCAGACTTCTGGCGCCAGCAACACTACCCAGATCAGCTCTCTCAGCACCAGCCCTGTTAGCAGCATCAGCATGAGCACAGCAAATACATCGCGCTACACCAATCCTAAAAAGAGTTCACCATTCCATCAGCCCCAGTTCATGCCAATGAAGGGTCAAATCCATCGACCAATGGTGCCCCCACAACTGTACATCCCTGTCAATGGATATCATCCCATGCCACCTTACCCTTATCTGCAGAACTTTTACCCTATGCAAATACCCATGCCCATACCCCACCAGCAGATGCAACACCCACCACAGATGGTTCCCAAAGATGGTTCTCATCATAGTGGCAGTGGATCCACATCTACAGGCTACGTCACCACTGCCCCATCCAACACTTCTGTCACAGAGCGAGCAACTTTACTAAATGAGGACTCCAAGACCATAGATGAGAACCTGGGTGACAGGATGTCCCAGGAAAACCTTGACCAAAATAAGGACTTGGCAGTGCCTGAAACAGAATTGCTAGGTGACAATGACCCTCCACAGACCGATGAATTGGTGATTCACTTATCAGACACATAA